The proteins below are encoded in one region of Selenihalanaerobacter shriftii:
- a CDS encoding cyclic lactone autoinducer peptide, which yields MKKVIAKVLKKSGKANVASASGFTFYQPKVPKILKNDKK from the coding sequence ATGAAGAAGGTTATTGCTAAAGTATTAAAGAAGAGTGGTAAGGCTAATGTAGCTTCTGCAAGTGGATTTACTTTCTATCAACCAAAAGTACCAAAGATACTAAAGAATGATAAAAAATAA
- a CDS encoding accessory gene regulator ArgB-like protein encodes MRSKEGIKLVSKKLVNYLFEDSTDEEKEIMNYGATILLSTIIAYSAILFIAKALGIFPLTLTALITASILKALSGGVHASCFRNCAITGTIIFNLLGSISYYFANQVEDITYLIWLVLLVGSVLIYFYSPAGIKEKPIRDKKKQSKLKIYSYIIFYIFLVLYYLLSLQGVSNQFILAGLSGLLWQGFSITPLAYKVFNREYINLNKEVSL; translated from the coding sequence ATGAGAAGTAAAGAAGGAATTAAATTAGTAAGTAAAAAGTTAGTTAATTATTTGTTCGAAGATTCAACTGATGAAGAAAAAGAAATTATGAATTATGGGGCAACTATTTTATTATCCACTATAATAGCTTATTCAGCAATATTATTTATAGCCAAAGCATTAGGTATTTTCCCTTTAACGTTAACAGCATTAATTACTGCTTCTATACTTAAAGCATTATCAGGTGGAGTACATGCTTCATGTTTTAGAAATTGTGCTATTACAGGAACTATTATTTTTAATCTATTAGGATCAATAAGTTACTATTTTGCAAATCAGGTTGAAGATATAACTTATTTAATATGGTTAGTATTATTAGTTGGTTCTGTGTTAATTTATTTTTACTCGCCAGCTGGCATTAAAGAAAAACCAATTAGAGATAAAAAGAAGCAGTCTAAACTTAAAATATATTCTTATATTATTTTTTATATCTTTTTAGTGTTATATTATCTTTTAAGTTTACAAGGAGTTAGTAATCAATTTATTTTAGCAGGTCTATCAGGGCTTTTATGGCAAGGATTTTCAATTACTCCTTTAGCTTATAAAGTCTTTAATAGAGAATATATAAATTTGAACAAGGAGGTGTCACTATAA